In the Besnoitia besnoiti strain Bb-Ger1 chromosome XII, whole genome shotgun sequence genome, one interval contains:
- a CDS encoding syntaxin protein (encoded by transcript BESB_023920), with the protein MQDLFEDLRSLARRGSPQVAAQMHAWPLQKKFLTRRGLALAVADAEDESDDDAVSAAEAEPQFMADYFEKIHVLKKALQEISKNLEKMKTLKDEVIVASNPDEERDASHLLNKLLDATMAIIKKTKHALQVIKDENTLFNRTYPEKISEGRIRVNMHQIVARHLQQITVECQQAETEYKAVIKKRICRQVKIVYPEASADEVEQLVESGDLSAATAVKMRITGTHQSLRNAVADLQDKYRDILRLEQSVAELHQMFVELAFLVEQQGELLDQIQYNVTQAKDYTAQAEQDLLQARKNQKSAKQRMCWLSVCILVLIIIVLVPVVLTLVK; encoded by the exons ATGCAGGATTTGTTTGAAGACCTCcggtcgctggcgcggcgcggctcgccgcaggtcgccgcgcagatgcatgcgtggccgctgcagaagaagtTCTTGACGCGCCGTGGCCTCGCGCTTGCCgtggcggacgcggaggacgagtccgacgacgacgcagtgagcgccgcggaggcggagccgcagtTTATGGCGGACTACTTTGAGAAAATTCACGTCCTcaagaaggcgctgcaggagatCTCGAAGAACCTCGAAAAAATGAAGACCCTCAAGGACGAGGTCATCGTCGCCAGCAACCCCGACGAAGAGCGAG acgcctcgcatCTGCTCAACAAGCTGCTGGACGCCACGATGGCAATCATAAAAAAGACAAAGCACGCGCTGCAGGTGATCAAGGACGAAAACACGCTCTTCAACCGGACCTACCCCGAGAAAATCAGCGAAGGCAGAATTCGCGTGAATATGCACCAAATCGTCGCGCGCCACCTCCAGCAGATCACTGTCGAGTGTCAACAAGCCGAAACCGAGTATAAGGCGGTCATTAAAAAACGCATCTGCCGACAAGTCAAAATCG TGTATcccgaggcgtctgcggacgAGGTTGAGCAGCTCGTGGAGTCCGGAGATCTCTCAGCTGCGACGGCCGTGAAGATGCGCATCACCGGG ACGCATCAGTCGCTCCGCAACGCAGTCGCCGATCTCCAGGATAAATACCGGGATATTCTTCGTCTCGAGCAAA gcgtcgcggagctgcATCAGATGTTCGTTGAGTTAGCGTTTCTGGTTGAGCAGCAAGGCGAGTTGTTAGACCAGATTCAGTATAATgtgacgcaggcgaaggactACACTG CCCAGGCGGAGCAGGACTTACTTCAGGCAAGGAAAAACCAGAAATCAGCCAAACAG CGCATGTGCTGGCTGAGCGTGTGCATCCTCGTTCTCATTATCATTGTACTCGTTCCAGTCGTTCTGACCCTGGTCAAGTGA
- a CDS encoding hypothetical protein (encoded by transcript BESB_023910) encodes MQSESKRTRGYCLSLAGAALAYAAVLGVCASTEIAEGIHGLRVLEGPLSEASALVQGRIISIFIAAGLDILVAVLSLAAVTFRVPQLTSFLAWAALITGIFSFVSVIIWYLGVRLSLWIVLGVAIPMVRIFASLANVQAAGGNGFEGTNYRILGQVREDLLADPGEMRKLGTWGVGMSVGTGTIVFSLFCLFVAMLECSGFWGSRLYAPTTQGPNTCLLIHGILLSIAGVAGLVGAVGVWKSFTIIATAFSILAIPVSICLLIWWNVIASTSSSVAPYSFWQANALVKDQWWFLCAVPLGLWSYMAMARLQQNHFSGFEGPEEVRETEEQKLLDDNI; translated from the coding sequence ATGCAGAGCGAATCGAAGCGCACCCGAGGCTActgcctctcgctggcgggAGCCGCTCTGGCTTACGCCGCCGTCCTGGGTGTCTGTGCGTCTACGGAGATCGCCGAGGGCATCCACGGCCTACGTGTTCTAGAGGGCCCACTTAGCGAAGCGTCGGCTCTGGTTCAAGGTCGCATCATTTCGATCTTCATTGCAGCCGGTCTTGACATTCTAGTCGCTGTTCTATCCTTGGCGGCCGTCACGTTCCGCGTTCCGCAGTTGACGTCCTTTCTTGCGTGGGCAGCCTTGATAACTGGGATATTCAGCTTTGTTTCCGTTATCATCTGGTACCTCGGCGTCCGCCTTTCCTTGTGGATAGTCCTCGGCGTGGCAATCCCGATGGTTCGTAttttcgcctctctggcAAACGTACAAGCTGCCGGCGGGAATGGATTCGAGGGTACAAACTATAGAATACTTGGACAGGTGCGGGAAGATTTGTTAGCTGATCCCGGTGAGATGCGTAAATTGGGCACATGGGGAGTTGGCATGTCTGTGGGCACAGGCACCATCGTATTCAGTTtgttctgtctcttcgttgCCATGCTTGAGTGCTCGGGATTCTGGGGCAGCCGCCTTTACGCCCCCACTACACAGGGGCCGAACACCTGCCTGCTTATTCATGGCATCTTACTGTCCATTGCGGGTGTCGCAGGACTAGTTGGAGCTGTGGGAGTTTGGAAATCGTTCACCATTATTGCCACTGCTTTTTCCATCCTGGCTATTCCTGTTAGCATTTGCCTGCTCATCTGGTGGAACGTCATCGCTTCCACATCATCCAGTGTCGCTCCCTATAGTTTTTGGCAGGCCAATGCCCTGGTCAAAGACCAGTGGTGGTTCCTCTGTGCTGTCCCTCTCGGTCTGTGGAGCTACATGGCAatggcgcgtctgcagcagaatCATTTTTCCGGTTTTGAGGGGCCTGAGGAAGTCCGGGAGACAGAAGAACAAAAGCTCTTAGATGACAACATCTGA
- a CDS encoding formate/nitrite transporter protein (encoded by transcript BESB_023900), translating to MVVTASPDTYLHIIDYGLKKVRLRFDRLLLQAFMAGVFIGMAGNACISLAGGFSTDAENPRAITPGMQKFIYASIFPVAFIAIIMTGAELFTGNTMTMLICWFERRITIWQLIQNWTGSFLGNWAGTAFSAYFLTYLCCPFDHDPYFSYLNHTAEVKVSYGWGSCFLRGIGCNTWVCLAVWFVVACDDAAGKILALWFPIVCFVLSSYEHIIANLYTLQLSAMLGVSTPLGTMIAYNLLPTFLGNLVGGCGLIGAVYFYNFYPIVGHRDDVVVDGENACGGSEKDDCVSFVGVPRGTSVNSLTASAIPSVFSVHGHRESFAGDSSTLGIGDINRQRSMLSARKPILTGGGLAEGKKDVQVPVRQFEETENQSTMEDVWGLEDPRNTVSADTTEAGNGSGASVPKPTGPPAATGTHPAMST from the coding sequence ATGGTGGTCACTGCGTCGCCCGACACTTACCTGCATATCATTGACTATGGTTTGAAGAAGGTACGGCTGCGTTTCGaccgcctccttcttcaaGCCTTCATGGCTGGCGTGTTCATTGGGATGGCGGGAAATGCCTGCATTTCTCTCGCAGGTGGGTTCTCTACGGACGCGGAGAACCCCCGGGCAATAACGCCTGGGATGCAGAAGTTTATTTACGCTTCTATTTTCCCAGTAGCTTTTATTGCCATTATTATGACCGGTGCCGAGCTATTTACCGGTAACACAATGACCATGCTTATTTGTTGGTTTGAAAGACGCATCACTATTTGGCAGCTCATACAAAACTGGACGGGAAGTTTCTTGGGCAACTGGGCGGGTACCGCTTTCTCAGCGTACTTCCTCACGTATTTGTGTTGTCCGTTCGACCACGATCCCTACTTTAGCTACCTAAATCATACTGCCGAAGTGAAGGTCAGCTACGGCTGGGGAAGTTGCTTCCTCCGAGGAATTGGTTGCAACACGTGGGTGTGTTTAGCTGTGTGGTTTGTCGTCGCGTGTGACGACGCCGCAGGGAAGATTCTTGCGCTTTGGTTCCCTATAGTCTGTTTCGTGCTTTCCTCCTACGAGCATATTATCGCCAACCTCTACACGCTGCAGCTGTCCGCCATGCTAGGTGTAAGCACGCCACTGGGGACGATGATTGCGTACAACCTCCTACCCACTTTCCTCGGCAACCTCGTCGGCGGTTGCGGACTGATTGGGGCGGTCTACTTCTATAACTTCTACCCGATCGTTGGTCATCGGGACGACGTTGTCGTTGACGGCGAGAATGCGTGtggaggcagcgagaaggaTGACTGTGTTTCGTTCGTGGGCGTTCCTCGCGGCACCTCCGTGAACAGCCTTACCGCTTCTGCTATTCCGTCGGTTTTCTCGGTCCACGGCCACCGGGAGAGCTTcgccggagacagcagcACGTTGGGCATCGGCGACATCAATCGCCAGCGCAGCATGCTTTCGGCACGAAAGCCCATACTCACGGGAGGCGGGCTCGCCGAAGGCAAAAAGGACGTGCAAGTGCCGGTGCGCCAGTTCGAGGAAACGGAGAATCAGAGCACCATGGAGGATGTGTGGGGCTTGGAAGACCCCAGGAACACTGTCTCCGCCGACACAACTGAGGCAGGCAACGGTTCAGGGGCGAGCGTGCCAAAGCCCACGGGGCCACCTGCAGCGACGGGGACGCACCCAGCCATGAGCACCTAA